One window of the Camelina sativa cultivar DH55 chromosome 1, Cs, whole genome shotgun sequence genome contains the following:
- the LOC104789040 gene encoding ankyrin repeat domain-containing protein 13C-like: protein MENVDVSKYIHSSVHRAVASKDYVGLKSILSSLPKPKDPCEIQTEAASLAEEAKSDAISAVIDRRDVPSRHTPLHLAVKLCDSTAVEMLMVAGADWTLQNEEGWNALQEAVCGRQEAIAMIIVRHYQPLAWAKWCRRLPRLIATMSKMKDFYLEMSFHFESSVVPFVSKVAPSDTYKVWKVGSNLRADMTMAGFDGFKIQRSDQSILFLGDGSEDGEVSRGSLYMVNHKDKEVVNALDGACGVPSEEDVKKEVAAMCKSNIFRPGIDVTQAVLSPQTNWRRQEKSEMVGPWKAKVYEMNNVVVSIKSRKVPGASGDQKENGDDDLCDVLTDEEQKQLEAALKLDLPDFPNVNGDNGFIDHHQQHDDHIEVPAMDCSQSNKKGEKKGWLGGWRKKESKQEKQIQYAPPRSSLCVNEKVSNLLGESNQIKPGRHSVDNEHYRKPKASVSGKTHQESEYKKGLRPVLWLSPNFPLQTEELLPLLDILANKVKAIRRLRELLTTKLPSGTFPVKVAIPVVPTIKVLVTFTKFEEIEPADEFKTPLSSPTASGYESPAALTDFTNSSSSWFRRSRSDKDGSMTSSSSKSKTLQDPFAIPTGYTWVSLESKKKKQDKQQKPKKGKKAEQAS from the exons ATGGAGAACGTTGATGTTTCAAAGTACATACACAGCTCTGTGCACAGAGCCGTTGCTTCTAAAGACTATGTTGGTCTTAAGTCAATACTGTCTTCTCTTCCAAAGCCTAAAGATCCTTGTGAGATTCAAACAGAAGCAGCTTCATTAGCCGAAGAAGCAAAATCAGATGCCATTTCTGCTGTGATTGATAGAAGAGATGTTCCAAGCCGCCACACGCCGCTACATTTAGCTGTGAAGCTATGTGACTCAACAGCAGTTGAAATGCTTATGGTGGCTGGAGCTGATTGGACTTTACAAAACGAGGAAGGCTGGAACGCGTTGCAAGAAGCTGTTTGCGGTAGACAAGAAGCGATTGCGATGATTATAGTCCGGCATTATCAGCCTCTTGCTTGGGCTAAATGGTGTAGGAGGCTACCTCGTTTGATAGCTACAATGAGTAAGATGAAAGATTTTTACTTGGAGATGAGTTTTCACTTTGAGAGCTCTGTTGTGCCTTTTGTCTCTAAGGTTGCACCGTCTGATACTTATAAAGTTTGGAAGGTGGGATCTAATTTGAGAGCGGATATGACTATGGCTGGTTTTGATGGGTTCAAGATTCAACGGTCTGATCAGAGTATACTGTTTCTTGGTGATGGGTCAGAGGATGGTGAAGTTTCTCGTGGATCTCTTTACATGGTGAATCATAAGGACAAAGAAGTGGTGAATGCATTGGATGGTGCTTGTGGAGTTCCATCAGAAGAAGATGTTAAGAAAGAAGTGGCTGCAATGTGTAAGAGCAATATCTTTAGACCAGGGATTGATGTGACACAAGCTGTTCTGTCTCCTCAGACAAATTGGAGGAGGCAGGAGAAGAGTGAGATGGTTGGTCCTTGGAAAGCTAAGGTTTATGAGATGAACAATGTGGTTGTTAGCATTAAGTCTAGAAAGGTTCCTGGTGCATCAGGTGATCAGAAAGAGAACGGCGATGATGATCTCTGCGATGTTCTAACAGATGAAGAGCAAAAGCAACTAGAAGCTGCTCTTAAGCTGGATTTACCAGACTTCCCAAATGTAAATGGTGATAATGGTTTCATCGATCATCATCAGCAGCACGACGATCATATTGAAGTTCCTGCCATGGATTGTAGTCAGTCAAACaagaaaggagagaagaaaggttggttaggaggatggagaaagaaagagagtaaaCAAGAGAAGCAAATTCAGTACGCTCCACCGAGAAGCTCTCTTTGTGTGAATGAGAAAGTGAGTAATCTATTGGGAGAGTCAAATCAGATAAAACCAGGAAGACACTCAGTAGATAATGAGCATTATAGGAAACCAAAAGCATCAGTCTCTGGTAAGACACACCAAGAAAGTGAATACAAGAAAGGGTTACGTCCTGTTCTTTGGCTATCCCCAAACTTCCCATTACAAACAGAAGAGCTGCTTCCTTTGCTTGACATACTTGCAAACAAAGTTAAAGCTATACGTCGTCTCAGAGAACTTCTTACCACAAAGCTTCCCTCTGGAACATTTCCAGTCAAG GTTGCTATCCCAGTGGTACCTACGATAAAAGTGCTTGTTACATTTACAAAGTTTGAAGAAATTGAGCCTGCAGATGAATTTAAGACGCCTCTCTCGAGCCCGACTGCTTCTGGATATGAGAGTCCAGCTGCTTTAACTGACTTCACAAACTCATCGTCGTCGTGGTTTCGTCGGTCTAGATCAGACAAAGATGGTTCGATGAcgagtagtagtagtaagtCGAAAACTTTACAAGACCCATTTGCTATCCCTACAGGTTATACTTGGGTCAGTCttgaatcaaagaaaaagaaacaagataaacaacaaaaacccaaaaagggtaaaaaggcTGAGCAAGCTAGCTAA
- the LOC109125659 gene encoding CLAVATA3/ESR (CLE)-related protein 19-like — MKMKGLMILASSLLILVFIHHSESASMRSLLMKNGSYEEEEEQVLKYDSMRTTTNSSALDSLRVIPTGPNPLHNR, encoded by the coding sequence ATGAAGATGAAAGGTCTCATGATATTGGCTTCTTCTCTCCTTATTCTTGTCTTCATTCATCACTCAGAATCAGCTTCAATGCGGAGTTTACTGATGAAGAATGgatcatatgaagaagaagaagaacaagttcTAAAGTATGACTCCATGAGAACAACCACTAACTCTTCGGCTTTGGACTCATTACGAGTAATTCCCACGGGTCCAAATCCACTTCACAATAGGTAA